The Faecalibacterium sp. I3-3-89 sequence GTGCTCTGCGCCGACAACGGCGTGGTGGCGCAGGGCGTCAGCCAGACCGACAGCAGCGTGACCCGCGCCGTGGCCGAGAACCTCGCCGCCCGCCGCACCAGCGTCTGCCGGATGGCCCAGACGGCCCGGTGCGAGGTGGTGCCGGTGGATATGGGCATCGCGGGCGGGCCTGTGGCAGGCGTCCTCGACTGCCGCATCGCCCCGGGCACGGCGGACTTTACCCTTGGCCCGGCCATGAGCCGGGCGCAGGCTGTGGAAGCGGTCGGACGGGGCATCCGGCTGGTGCAGGAGCAGAAGAAAGCGGGCGTCGGCCTGCTGGCCACCGGGGAGATGGGCATTGGCAACACGACAACGTCCAGCGCCGTGGCCGCTGTCCTGCTGGGGCAGCCGGTGGAGCGGATGACAGGACGAGGGGCAGGCCTCTCGGATGCAGGCCTTGCCCGGAAGGTCGATGCCATCCATCGCGGCATCGTCCGGAATCAGCCCGACCCCGCCGACCCGCTGGACGTGATGGCGAAGCTGGGCGGCTTCGACATCGCGGGGCTTTGTGGCATCTTTCTCGGCGGGGCCTTGGAGGGAGTGCCCGTGCTGGCCGACGGCTTCATCAGCGGAGTGGCGGCGCTCTGCGCAGTCCGGCTCTGCCCGGCGGCGGAAAAGGCGGTCTTTGCCAGCCATTGCTCTACCGAGCCGGCCGCGAAGCTGGTGCTGGATGCACTGAACAAAAAAGCCCTCATCACGGCAGGCCTCCATCTGGGCGAGGGCACCGGCGCGGTGGCCGCCATCCCGCTGTGGGATATGGCGCTGGCCGTCTACGATGGCTGCTATTCCTTCGCAGAGGGCGGCATCGATGCCTACACGCCGCAGGGAGGCGCGGGATGCTGACGCTGGTCATCGGCGGCGCAGCCAGCGGAAAGAGCGCCTACGCCGAGAGTCTTGTCTTAAAGACCGGCCTGCCCCGGTACTACCTCGCCACCATGCAGGTCTGGGACGCCGAGTGCGCCGCCCGGGTGGAAAAGCACCGGAAGATGCGGGCCGAAAAGCAGTTCGAGACGCTGGAGTGCCCGCTCCACCTCGACCATCTGGCTCTGCCCGGCCGGGGGACCGTCCTCTTGGAAGACCTCGGCAACCTTGTGGCCAATGAGCTTTACGACCCCGGCGGGGCGGGAGAGCACACCGCAAAGGCCGTTCTGACCGGGCTGGAGCGCCTCGCCGCCGGGTGCAGCGACCTCATCGTCGTGTCGAACGAGGTGTTCAGCGGCGGGGCCGACTATGTAGGCGATACCGCGCAGTATCTGCGGGCGCTGGCGCAGGTAAACAACGCCTTCGCCGCCCGGGCGGACAACGTCTGCCTGGTGGTCTGCGGCCTGCCGGTGTATTACAAGGGGGGAGAGAAGCTGTGACCATTTTGCAGACCATCGCGGTAGCCTTTGCGATGTTTTCGGCCCTGCCGGTACCGCAGTTCGGGTGGAACGAG is a genomic window containing:
- the cobT gene encoding nicotinate-nucleotide--dimethylbenzimidazole phosphoribosyltransferase; the encoded protein is MTETELAALCAAITPPDEAARAAAHAHWASLAKPLGGLGALETVLEDAAALTGSAKLEFSHRAVLVLCADNGVVAQGVSQTDSSVTRAVAENLAARRTSVCRMAQTARCEVVPVDMGIAGGPVAGVLDCRIAPGTADFTLGPAMSRAQAVEAVGRGIRLVQEQKKAGVGLLATGEMGIGNTTTSSAVAAVLLGQPVERMTGRGAGLSDAGLARKVDAIHRGIVRNQPDPADPLDVMAKLGGFDIAGLCGIFLGGALEGVPVLADGFISGVAALCAVRLCPAAEKAVFASHCSTEPAAKLVLDALNKKALITAGLHLGEGTGAVAAIPLWDMALAVYDGCYSFAEGGIDAYTPQGGAGC
- a CDS encoding bifunctional adenosylcobinamide kinase/adenosylcobinamide-phosphate guanylyltransferase; translated protein: MLTLVIGGAASGKSAYAESLVLKTGLPRYYLATMQVWDAECAARVEKHRKMRAEKQFETLECPLHLDHLALPGRGTVLLEDLGNLVANELYDPGGAGEHTAKAVLTGLERLAAGCSDLIVVSNEVFSGGADYVGDTAQYLRALAQVNNAFAARADNVCLVVCGLPVYYKGGEKL